One segment of Streptomyces sp. NBC_00102 DNA contains the following:
- a CDS encoding gamma-aminobutyraldehyde dehydrogenase yields the protein MSTTFRNYIDGTSVDAADGRTLDVVDPATGDVYATSPLSGQADVDAAMAAAAAAFPVWRDTTPAVRQRVLLKVADAMEARADELVATESRDTGKPLHLTRSEELAPAIDQIRFFAGAARMLEGRSAGEYMEGMTSIIRREPVGVCAQVAPWNYPLLMAVWKFAPALAAGNAVVIKPSDTTPASTALIAEIIGGVLAEMDLPPGVFNVVCGDRETGRMMVEHPTPAMASITGSVRAGMQVAASAAKDVKRVHLELGGKAPAVVFEDADLEKAVEDLIVGGFFNAGQDCTAATRVLVHESVHDAFVAALAAAAKETKTGLPDDEDVLYGPLNNANQLAQVSGFIDRLPAHATVEAGGHRVGDKGYFWAPTVVSGLRQDDEIIQNEVFGPVITVQSFTDEAQALEFANGVEYALASSVWTKDHARAMRMSKNLDFGCVWINSHMALVAEMPHGGFKKSGYGKDLSAYGFEDYTRIKHVMTAL from the coding sequence ATGAGCACCACGTTCCGCAACTACATCGACGGCACATCCGTGGACGCCGCGGACGGTCGCACCCTCGACGTGGTGGACCCGGCCACCGGTGACGTCTACGCGACCTCGCCGCTCTCCGGTCAGGCCGACGTCGACGCCGCCATGGCGGCGGCCGCCGCCGCGTTCCCGGTGTGGCGCGACACCACCCCCGCCGTGCGCCAGCGCGTCCTGCTCAAGGTCGCCGACGCGATGGAGGCGCGGGCCGACGAGCTCGTCGCCACCGAGAGCCGCGACACCGGCAAGCCGCTCCACCTGACGCGGAGCGAGGAACTCGCCCCCGCCATCGACCAGATCCGCTTCTTCGCGGGTGCCGCCCGCATGCTGGAGGGCCGCTCGGCCGGCGAGTACATGGAGGGCATGACCTCCATCATCCGGCGCGAGCCGGTCGGTGTCTGCGCCCAGGTCGCCCCCTGGAACTACCCGCTGCTGATGGCGGTCTGGAAGTTCGCCCCGGCCCTGGCCGCCGGCAACGCCGTCGTCATCAAGCCTTCCGACACCACCCCCGCCTCGACCGCGCTGATCGCCGAGATCATCGGCGGTGTACTCGCCGAGATGGACCTCCCGCCCGGCGTCTTCAACGTCGTCTGCGGCGACCGCGAGACCGGCCGCATGATGGTGGAGCACCCGACCCCCGCGATGGCCTCGATCACCGGTTCCGTACGCGCCGGCATGCAGGTCGCCGCGTCGGCGGCCAAGGACGTCAAGCGCGTCCATCTGGAGCTCGGCGGCAAGGCCCCGGCGGTCGTCTTCGAGGACGCGGACCTGGAGAAGGCCGTGGAGGACCTGATCGTCGGCGGCTTCTTCAACGCCGGTCAGGACTGTACGGCGGCGACCCGGGTGCTGGTGCACGAGTCGGTGCACGACGCGTTCGTCGCGGCGCTGGCGGCGGCGGCCAAGGAGACGAAGACGGGCCTGCCGGACGACGAGGACGTGCTCTACGGCCCGCTCAACAACGCCAACCAGCTCGCCCAGGTCAGCGGGTTCATCGACCGCCTCCCGGCGCACGCGACCGTCGAGGCGGGCGGCCACCGGGTCGGTGACAAGGGCTACTTCTGGGCGCCGACCGTCGTCTCCGGCCTGCGCCAGGACGACGAGATCATCCAGAACGAGGTCTTCGGCCCCGTCATCACCGTGCAGTCCTTCACCGACGAGGCCCAGGCCCTGGAGTTCGCCAACGGCGTCGAGTACGCGCTCGCCTCCTCGGTGTGGACCAAGGACCACGCCCGCGCGATGCGGATGTCGAAGAACCTCGACTTCGGCTGCGTCTGGATCAACAGCCACATGGCGCTGGTCGCCGAGATGCCGCACGGCGGGTTCAAGAAGTCCGGTTACGGCAAGGACCTCTCCGCCTACGGCTTCGAGGACTACACCCGCATCAAGCACGTCATGACGGCCCTGTAG
- the pyrF gene encoding orotidine-5'-phosphate decarboxylase: protein MDPSRRIIVALDCDNRPAAQAVVEQLGDECRFYKVGLELLTAVGPQFVEYLVGRGNEVFLDLKLFEIPNSVAGAVRAAGALGVSMVTVHSMGGTGILTAAVEAARDYSDLRVLALTVVTSMTDADLVDIGVAGSTESQVLRLAGLAKRAGCHGVTASPHEVASLREVLGGDALIVAPGVVLPGASVNEHARPGTPYAAVADGASHVVVGRAVTRAPDALTAFRRFRANLSAS, encoded by the coding sequence ATGGATCCGAGCCGTCGGATCATCGTCGCACTGGACTGCGACAACCGCCCAGCCGCCCAAGCCGTCGTCGAACAGCTCGGTGACGAGTGCCGCTTCTACAAGGTGGGTCTGGAACTTCTCACCGCGGTCGGGCCCCAGTTCGTGGAATACCTGGTCGGGCGGGGCAACGAAGTCTTCCTGGACCTCAAGCTCTTCGAGATCCCGAACTCCGTCGCCGGCGCCGTCCGGGCGGCAGGCGCGCTCGGCGTCTCCATGGTGACCGTGCACAGTATGGGCGGCACGGGGATCCTGACCGCCGCGGTCGAGGCGGCCCGCGATTATTCAGACCTTCGCGTTCTTGCCCTCACCGTCGTCACCAGCATGACCGACGCGGACCTGGTCGACATCGGCGTGGCCGGCTCCACGGAGAGTCAGGTGCTGCGGTTGGCCGGTCTGGCCAAGCGGGCCGGATGCCATGGCGTGACCGCCTCGCCGCACGAAGTGGCCTCCCTGCGTGAGGTATTGGGTGGCGATGCGCTGATCGTCGCCCCCGGAGTCGTCCTGCCCGGCGCGTCCGTCAACGAGCACGCCCGTCCCGGCACGCCGTACGCCGCAGTCGCGGACGGAGCCTCGCACGTGGTCGTGGGCCGCGCGGTCACGCGGGCGCCGGACGCGCTGACCGCGTTCCGTCGTTTCCGCGCCAACTTGTCGGCCTCGTAG
- a CDS encoding S8 family peptidase, which yields MTTSARTLRRRLAVPLLAFVLAGGGTVATGNAAMAAPPEQDTPAGNSVRSGLRPAGDRVDLTGGAGRFGQGRTGESEAVRKQTPTGRTPYIVQLAEEPVTTYTGEVPGLARTRPAPGEQLEPQSAEAKAYRKHLGTRRTAVAAAAGITVEEIYTTAFNGFSATLTSAQVKALKADKRVRSVTESKVVNSGQTSLGDTTSQSATGTATGTVGSSSAAAAAAASATGAQAAGAQATGAQATGAQKSDTSKSAPRKPSKTTGAGVVIGVLDTGIWPESASFAQKMPAPAGWHGTCQTGYTFAAVHCNGKIVGARYFADTVLAAYGSLPEGEVLSPRDMVGHGTHTASTAAGLPVDDVTIAGRDFGSISGVAPDARIAVYKVLWGGSGYDADIIAGIDAAVADGVQVLNYSIGTEWGDTEPNTPIGNAFLNATLAGVFVTAAAGNTGFSSAVSNTQPWVTTVGAAVTEANGGTVRLGDGTSIAGATLDVLPGGRSLPLVFGEEAGTLDDGSAYCVPGSLDPAKVKGKVVACALYSPYDSVQELKATGAAAMVLFDPNGNFRVNSVYDFPVLYLNTREQAGKIFNYLMRHPANGSARLTSGSDSFDVPSIADYSSTGPDKTHTGLMKPDLVAPGSDIVAAVSPPGNFGRQYDAYSGTSMATPHVAGEAAILRAEHPGWSPGAVASALHTTAGTVSDASPLAQGSGLASVKRAADPGLVIEPDAQSLVAFSEAAQPDGRDLNLPSIALREYDGTKPVVLTRKLTNVGSKKETYRASTSGLRGMGITVSPSVVTVAPGRTVSVTITLRRGSAPWDRYTTGAITWRGNAHQVRIPVAARPWGITPREYDDNLEEFGRLAGGSFAMMEPGFTGPVSGRSTGYAPMKWESYSMPTGVSGGVFDPKALGVRAHTFKVPAGSAGIVVKAETDDPDTNLDLYLYRGDKLVYRSNSTWNSLERAWSFMPEAGTYTAYVFAQDSAGPVVDYRLGHVILSRNGHYEQATLELPASLVRGTTPQYKLRPGAALKPDGDYWAYTEFRTGGQVIPGQLVNTNQYFWE from the coding sequence GTGACTACGAGCGCACGAACCCTGCGAAGGAGGTTGGCGGTACCCCTGCTGGCCTTCGTCCTGGCGGGGGGCGGCACGGTCGCCACCGGAAACGCGGCAATGGCCGCCCCGCCCGAGCAGGACACCCCGGCGGGCAACAGTGTCCGCTCCGGTCTGCGTCCCGCAGGGGACCGCGTCGACCTGACGGGAGGTGCCGGTCGATTCGGACAGGGCCGGACCGGCGAGTCCGAGGCGGTGCGGAAGCAGACGCCCACCGGGCGCACCCCGTACATCGTGCAGCTCGCCGAGGAGCCAGTGACGACGTACACGGGCGAGGTCCCGGGGCTGGCCCGGACCCGCCCGGCACCGGGTGAGCAGCTGGAACCGCAGTCGGCGGAGGCGAAGGCGTACCGGAAGCACCTGGGTACCCGGCGGACAGCCGTGGCCGCAGCAGCCGGGATCACCGTCGAGGAGATCTACACCACAGCCTTCAACGGGTTCTCCGCCACCCTGACTTCCGCTCAGGTCAAGGCGCTGAAGGCGGACAAGCGGGTTCGTTCGGTCACCGAGTCCAAGGTGGTCAATTCCGGCCAGACGTCCCTCGGTGACACCACGTCGCAGTCGGCGACCGGCACCGCAACGGGCACTGTCGGATCATCGTCGGCTGCGGCTGCGGCTGCGGCATCGGCGACCGGCGCACAGGCAGCCGGCGCACAGGCGACCGGTGCGCAGGCGACCGGTGCGCAGAAGTCCGACACATCCAAGTCCGCCCCGCGGAAGCCGAGCAAGACCACCGGCGCCGGGGTCGTGATCGGCGTCCTGGACACCGGCATCTGGCCCGAAAGCGCTTCGTTCGCCCAGAAGATGCCGGCCCCGGCCGGCTGGCACGGCACCTGCCAGACCGGCTACACGTTCGCCGCCGTGCACTGCAACGGCAAGATCGTCGGCGCCCGGTACTTCGCCGACACGGTTCTCGCGGCGTATGGCTCGCTGCCCGAGGGCGAGGTGCTCTCTCCCCGGGACATGGTCGGACACGGCACGCACACGGCGTCCACCGCAGCCGGCCTGCCCGTCGACGACGTCACCATCGCGGGGCGGGACTTCGGTTCCATCTCCGGAGTGGCCCCGGACGCGCGGATCGCCGTCTACAAGGTCCTCTGGGGCGGTTCGGGATACGACGCCGACATCATCGCGGGCATCGACGCGGCGGTCGCCGACGGCGTCCAGGTGCTGAACTACTCGATAGGAACGGAGTGGGGGGACACCGAGCCGAACACGCCGATCGGCAACGCCTTCCTCAACGCCACGCTGGCCGGGGTCTTCGTCACCGCCGCGGCCGGCAACACAGGCTTCAGCAGCGCGGTCAGCAACACCCAGCCGTGGGTCACCACGGTCGGCGCGGCGGTGACCGAGGCGAACGGGGGAACCGTCCGGCTCGGTGACGGCACCTCGATCGCCGGCGCCACCCTGGACGTGCTCCCCGGCGGCCGGTCCCTGCCGCTGGTCTTCGGCGAAGAGGCAGGCACGCTGGACGACGGTTCGGCGTACTGCGTGCCCGGCAGCCTGGACCCGGCGAAGGTGAAGGGCAAGGTGGTCGCCTGTGCCCTCTACAGCCCGTACGACTCGGTGCAGGAGCTGAAGGCCACGGGCGCCGCGGCCATGGTCCTCTTCGACCCCAACGGCAACTTCAGGGTCAACAGCGTCTACGACTTCCCGGTGCTCTACCTCAACACCCGGGAGCAGGCCGGCAAAATCTTCAACTACCTGATGAGGCACCCGGCCAACGGCTCCGCCAGGCTCACCTCGGGCAGCGACAGCTTCGACGTGCCGAGCATCGCGGACTACTCCTCCACAGGGCCGGACAAGACGCACACCGGGCTCATGAAGCCCGACCTGGTCGCCCCCGGCAGCGACATCGTCGCGGCCGTCTCCCCGCCGGGGAACTTCGGCCGGCAGTACGACGCGTACTCGGGGACCTCGATGGCGACCCCGCACGTGGCCGGAGAGGCCGCGATCCTGCGCGCCGAGCACCCCGGCTGGTCGCCCGGCGCGGTCGCCTCGGCGCTGCACACCACCGCCGGCACCGTGAGCGACGCCAGCCCCTTGGCCCAGGGCAGCGGACTGGCGTCGGTGAAGCGGGCCGCCGATCCGGGGCTGGTCATCGAGCCGGACGCGCAGAGCCTGGTCGCCTTCAGCGAGGCCGCTCAGCCCGACGGCCGCGATCTGAACCTGCCTTCGATCGCGCTGCGCGAGTACGACGGAACCAAGCCGGTGGTGCTGACCCGCAAGCTGACGAACGTCGGCAGCAAGAAGGAGACGTACCGCGCGTCGACCAGCGGGCTGCGGGGCATGGGAATCACCGTCTCCCCCTCGGTGGTGACGGTGGCACCGGGCAGGACCGTCTCGGTCACCATCACCCTGCGGCGCGGCAGCGCACCGTGGGACCGCTACACCACCGGCGCGATCACCTGGCGCGGCAACGCCCACCAGGTACGGATTCCGGTCGCCGCCCGCCCGTGGGGCATCACGCCCCGGGAGTACGACGACAACCTGGAGGAGTTCGGCCGGCTCGCCGGCGGCTCCTTCGCCATGATGGAGCCGGGCTTCACCGGCCCGGTCTCCGGCAGGTCGACCGGCTACGCCCCCATGAAGTGGGAGTCGTACTCGATGCCGACCGGAGTCAGCGGCGGCGTCTTCGACCCGAAGGCCCTCGGGGTGCGTGCGCACACCTTCAAGGTGCCGGCGGGCAGCGCAGGAATCGTCGTGAAGGCCGAAACCGACGATCCGGACACCAACCTCGACCTGTATCTGTACAGGGGCGACAAGCTGGTGTACCGGAGCAATTCCACCTGGAACAGCCTCGAACGGGCCTGGTCCTTCATGCCGGAAGCGGGCACCTACACCGCGTACGTCTTCGCACAGGACTCCGCGGGCCCGGTCGTCGACTACCGGCTCGGCCACGTGATCCTCAGCCGTAACGGCCACTACGAGCAGGCGACGCTGGAATTGCCGGCCTCACTGGTGCGTGGCACGACGCCGCAGTACAAACTGCGGCCGGGCGCTGCGCTGAAGCCTGACGGCGACTACTGGGCGTACACCGAGTTCCGCACCGGAGGGCAGGTAATTCCGGGGCAGTTGGTCAACACGAACCAGTACTTCTGGGAGTGA
- a CDS encoding ABC-F family ATP-binding cassette domain-containing protein — MSVSMAFLTCSHLSFSWPDGTPVFQDLSFTVGAGRTGLVAPNGAGKSTLLKLITGEYRPTRGSVSVNGLLGHLPQDLPLTGGLTVAEVLGVSQVIRALDAIESGDTSEELFAVIGDDWDIEERTRAQLDRVGLEDVTLTQSLDTLSGGRIVSLGIAAQLLKRPDVLLLDEPSNNLDLEARKKLYTVIEEWNGCLLLVSHDRELLDRMDRIAELDRGEFRFYGGNFTEYEEMVRGEQEVAEKNVRSAEQEVKREKREMQQARERAQRRSNNAARTIKNAGLPKIVAGGLKRSAQVSAAKADGTHAARVGDARARLDEAGRALRDDQRITLELPETRVPAGRTVFLGEGVRVRRGDRELFAGDGAHLEIRGPERIALTGPNGAGKSTLLRIVQGEQVPDGGTLRRADGRIAYLSQRLDLLDSARTVAENFAAFAPALPEAERMNLLARFLFRGSHAHLPVSALSGGERLRATLACVLYAEPAPQLLLLDEPTNNLDLVSVGQLESALNAYQGAFVVVSHDERFLAEIGVDRRLHLTDGRLTEAGAPGGD; from the coding sequence ATGTCCGTTTCCATGGCCTTTCTCACCTGCTCCCACCTCTCCTTCTCCTGGCCCGACGGCACACCCGTCTTCCAGGACCTCTCTTTCACCGTCGGCGCCGGCCGCACCGGACTCGTCGCACCCAACGGCGCGGGCAAGAGCACCCTGCTCAAGCTGATCACCGGTGAGTACCGCCCCACCCGGGGCTCCGTCTCCGTGAACGGACTGCTCGGCCACCTCCCGCAGGACCTGCCGCTCACCGGTGGTCTCACCGTGGCCGAGGTGCTCGGCGTCTCCCAGGTGATCCGGGCGCTCGACGCCATCGAATCCGGCGACACCAGCGAGGAACTCTTCGCCGTGATCGGCGACGACTGGGACATCGAGGAACGCACCCGGGCCCAGCTCGACCGCGTCGGCCTCGAAGACGTCACGCTGACACAGTCTCTGGACACCCTCAGCGGCGGGCGGATCGTCTCCCTCGGGATCGCGGCGCAGCTCCTGAAGCGCCCCGACGTGCTCCTCCTCGACGAACCGAGCAACAACCTCGACCTCGAAGCGCGCAAGAAGCTCTACACCGTGATCGAGGAGTGGAACGGCTGCCTGCTCCTGGTCAGCCACGACCGGGAACTGCTCGACCGGATGGACCGCATCGCCGAACTCGACCGCGGTGAATTCCGCTTCTACGGAGGCAACTTCACCGAATACGAAGAGATGGTGCGCGGCGAGCAGGAGGTCGCCGAGAAGAACGTCCGCAGCGCCGAGCAGGAAGTGAAGCGGGAGAAGCGGGAGATGCAGCAGGCCCGCGAACGCGCCCAGCGCCGCTCGAACAACGCCGCCCGCACCATCAAGAACGCCGGACTGCCCAAGATCGTCGCGGGCGGACTCAAGCGCAGCGCCCAGGTGTCGGCGGCCAAGGCGGACGGTACGCACGCGGCCCGTGTCGGGGACGCCCGGGCCCGGCTCGACGAGGCGGGCCGCGCACTCCGCGACGACCAGCGGATCACCCTGGAACTGCCCGAGACCCGCGTCCCCGCGGGACGGACCGTCTTCCTCGGCGAGGGCGTCCGGGTCCGCCGCGGTGACCGAGAGCTGTTCGCCGGGGACGGGGCGCACCTGGAGATCCGCGGCCCCGAGCGGATCGCGCTCACCGGCCCCAACGGGGCAGGAAAGTCCACCCTCTTGCGGATCGTCCAGGGTGAGCAGGTGCCGGACGGCGGGACCCTCCGGCGGGCGGACGGCCGCATCGCGTACCTCTCCCAGCGTCTCGATCTGCTCGACTCCGCACGTACCGTCGCCGAGAACTTCGCCGCGTTCGCGCCCGCCCTGCCGGAGGCGGAGCGGATGAACCTGCTGGCGCGCTTCCTCTTCCGGGGCTCGCACGCGCACCTTCCGGTGTCGGCGCTCTCCGGCGGTGAGCGGCTGCGTGCCACCCTCGCCTGCGTCCTCTACGCCGAACCCGCCCCGCAACTCCTGCTGCTGGACGAACCGACCAACAACCTCGACCTGGTCAGCGTCGGCCAGTTGGAGAGCGCGCTCAACGCCTACCAGGGAGCCTTCGTGGTCGTCAGCCACGACGAGCGCTTCCTCGCGGAGATCGGGGTCGACCGGCGGCTCCACCTGACCGACGGACGGCTGACGGAGGCGGGCGCACCCGGCGGCGACTGA
- a CDS encoding nuclear transport factor 2 family protein, translating into MSDTSGHEDVRAAADALVAAFAEGRLDDYFGAFAPDATFVFHTTPQRLASTAEYRALWQRWVEEDDFRVLACTSTEQLIQHFGDTAVFSHDVETRVATSSGEETLLERETIVFARAADGGWPAVHEHLSARTTV; encoded by the coding sequence ATGAGCGACACCTCCGGACACGAGGACGTGCGGGCCGCCGCCGACGCACTCGTCGCGGCCTTCGCCGAAGGCCGTCTCGACGACTACTTCGGCGCCTTCGCCCCGGACGCGACCTTCGTCTTCCACACCACCCCGCAGCGGCTGGCCTCCACCGCCGAGTACCGCGCCCTGTGGCAGCGCTGGGTGGAAGAGGACGACTTCCGCGTCCTGGCCTGCACCTCCACCGAGCAGCTGATCCAGCACTTCGGGGACACCGCGGTCTTCAGCCACGACGTGGAGACCCGCGTCGCCACCTCCTCGGGCGAGGAGACTCTGCTGGAGCGCGAGACGATCGTCTTCGCCCGCGCGGCCGACGGCGGCTGGCCCGCCGTCCACGAGCACCTGTCCGCCCGCACCACCGTCTGA
- a CDS encoding DUF6381 family protein — MSGVDEPAKLAKQMREKAQQLSDAAEKAKDPDERQRLAEKARKMRDRSEQQSGMSSGDIYPQL, encoded by the coding sequence ATGAGCGGAGTGGACGAACCCGCCAAGCTGGCCAAGCAGATGCGGGAGAAGGCACAGCAACTGAGCGACGCGGCCGAGAAGGCCAAGGACCCCGACGAGCGGCAGCGCCTGGCGGAGAAGGCCCGCAAGATGCGGGACCGCAGCGAGCAGCAGTCCGGCATGAGCAGCGGGGACATCTACCCGCAGCTGTAG
- a CDS encoding DUF4032 domain-containing protein: protein MALQISATNPEHPALLLELPWNLPLEEWPEKYLVPLPRGISRHVVRYARAGADVIAVKELAERPAVREYDQLRTLDRLGIPAVDPLAVVTGRVGADGEPLEPVLITRHLNGSLPYRSMFETTMRPSTVHRLMDALAVLLVRLHLVGFAWGDCSLSNTLFRRDAGAYAAYLVDAETGETHERLSDGQREYDIDLARVNISGEMLDLEAAGALHPSVDPIAFGAEISRRYTALWQELTRTSVYPAGKYHYIERRVRRLNDMGFDVAEMQIVNSPDGDTVTFVPKVVDAGHHQRQLLRLTGLDTEENQARRLLNDLESWMATQDDYAPGDPLGARTEVLAHRWVRDQFRPTVRAVPLDLRGSMDPAELYHELLEHRWFLSERAQHDIGLTAAVADYTATRLPRAETPAAVESADE, encoded by the coding sequence ATGGCTTTGCAGATCAGCGCCACCAACCCCGAACATCCCGCGCTCCTTCTGGAGCTGCCGTGGAACCTGCCGCTCGAGGAGTGGCCGGAGAAGTACCTCGTACCGCTGCCGCGCGGTATCTCCCGCCACGTGGTGCGCTACGCCCGCGCGGGGGCCGACGTGATCGCCGTCAAGGAACTCGCCGAACGCCCGGCCGTACGCGAGTACGACCAGCTCCGCACCCTCGACCGGCTCGGGATACCCGCGGTCGACCCCCTCGCCGTGGTCACCGGACGGGTCGGGGCGGACGGCGAACCGCTGGAGCCCGTACTGATCACCCGGCACCTCAACGGCTCGCTGCCCTACCGCTCGATGTTCGAGACCACCATGCGCCCCTCCACCGTGCACCGGCTGATGGACGCCCTCGCGGTCCTGCTCGTCCGGCTCCACCTCGTCGGCTTCGCCTGGGGCGACTGCTCGCTCTCGAACACCCTCTTCCGGCGTGACGCGGGCGCCTACGCCGCCTACCTCGTGGACGCCGAGACCGGCGAGACCCACGAGCGGCTCAGCGACGGGCAGCGGGAGTACGACATCGACCTCGCCCGCGTCAACATCAGCGGCGAGATGCTCGACCTGGAGGCCGCCGGAGCGCTCCACCCCTCGGTGGACCCGATCGCGTTCGGCGCCGAGATCTCCCGGCGGTACACCGCGCTGTGGCAGGAGCTGACCCGCACCTCCGTCTACCCGGCGGGCAAGTACCACTACATAGAGCGACGAGTGCGCCGGCTCAACGACATGGGCTTCGACGTCGCCGAGATGCAGATCGTCAACTCCCCGGACGGCGACACCGTCACCTTCGTGCCCAAGGTCGTCGACGCGGGCCACCACCAGCGCCAGCTGCTGCGGCTGACCGGCCTCGACACCGAGGAGAACCAGGCGCGGCGGCTCCTGAACGACCTGGAGAGCTGGATGGCCACCCAGGACGACTACGCCCCCGGCGACCCGCTCGGGGCGCGTACGGAGGTCCTCGCGCACCGCTGGGTCCGCGACCAGTTCCGGCCCACGGTCCGGGCCGTCCCGCTCGATCTGCGGGGCTCCATGGACCCGGCCGAGCTCTACCACGAGCTGCTGGAGCACCGCTGGTTCCTCTCCGAGCGGGCCCAGCACGACATCGGCCTGACGGCCGCGGTGGCGGACTACACGGCCACCAGGCTTCCCCGCGCCGAAACGCCCGCGGCCGTGGAGAGCGCCGACGAGTAG
- a CDS encoding SMI1/KNR4 family protein, with protein sequence MNTESCDPAELAALRDIFVGRPGAAPPAGSEAVRSFEAEHGIVLPEPYRTFVTDICDGLRAGPPMYGLLPFAQAPSDWGSYRPVRLLAEPFPLTAAWLWTAEGDEATLSEQEFEKRTDPVFDHGSLLLGTDGCGMYWHLIVTGPQRGHVWLIDEYGAVPFGTRSGTSLMPGTPGFAGWAARWAARGRSWYAKT encoded by the coding sequence ATGAACACGGAATCCTGCGACCCGGCCGAGTTGGCTGCTCTCCGCGACATCTTCGTGGGCCGTCCCGGGGCAGCACCGCCAGCCGGCTCGGAAGCGGTGCGGTCCTTCGAGGCAGAACACGGCATCGTCCTTCCGGAGCCGTACCGCACGTTCGTGACGGACATCTGCGACGGCCTGCGCGCAGGACCACCCATGTACGGTCTGCTGCCCTTCGCGCAAGCGCCCTCCGACTGGGGCTCGTACCGCCCCGTGCGCCTGCTCGCCGAGCCGTTCCCGCTCACGGCGGCATGGCTGTGGACGGCGGAAGGCGACGAAGCGACCCTCTCGGAGCAGGAGTTCGAGAAGCGGACGGACCCCGTGTTCGACCACGGCTCGCTGCTGCTGGGCACCGACGGCTGCGGCATGTACTGGCACCTCATCGTCACCGGGCCGCAGCGCGGCCACGTCTGGCTGATCGATGAGTACGGCGCGGTGCCCTTCGGCACCAGGTCAGGCACCTCCCTGATGCCGGGCACTCCCGGTTTCGCAGGGTGGGCGGCCCGCTGGGCAGCCCGCGGCCGCTCCTGGTACGCGAAGACCTGA